The following are encoded together in the Salvia hispanica cultivar TCC Black 2014 chromosome 6, UniMelb_Shisp_WGS_1.0, whole genome shotgun sequence genome:
- the LOC125197121 gene encoding hydroxyproline O-arabinosyltransferase RDN2-like isoform X2 encodes MRNPPALFMALLSIGSFLFTYNFVSIIVTSNEKQNKFVLDPLVEMPEHVKRSRNHQRPFHVALTATDTPYSKWQCRIMYYWYKNKKDLPGSNMGKLTRILHSGGPDNLMDEIPTVVVDPLPPGLDRGYVVLNRPWAFVQWLEKSTIEEEWVCSLLKAFPFFYIKPVENEKLIRKFFPEAMGPVSNVDPIGNSPVIIKKDLLKEIAPTWLNVSLKMKNDPETDRKFGWVLEMYGYAVASALHGVQHILRNDFILQPPYDLETQTKFILHYTYACDFNLKGELIYPKVGEWRFDKRAYLDAPPPRNLPLPPRGVPESVVTLVRLVNEATAKLPNWQTTEVNSSSIGRS; translated from the exons ATGAGGAATCCACCAGCCTTGTTCATGGCACTCTTGTCTATTGGGAGTTTCCTCTTCACCTATAATTTTGTGTCTATAATTGTAACATCTAATGAGAAGCAGAACAAATTTGTCTTGGATCCTTTGGTTGAGATGCCAGAGCATGTGAAAAGATCGAGGAATCATCAGCGACCTTTTCACGTTGCCCTGACAGCTACCGACACGCCTTACAGCAAATGGCAGTGCCGTATAATGTACTATTGGTACAAGAATAAGAAGGATCTTCCCGGATCAAACATGGGAAAGCTCACCAGAATCCTTCATTCCGGGGGTCCAGACAACCTCATGGATGAGATTCCCACCGTCGTGGTTGATCCTCTACCCCCAGGTTTGGACCGG GGCTATGTTGTCTTAAATAGGCCTTGGGCTTTCGTACAATGGCTGGAGAAGTCGACGATTGAAGAAGAGTGGGTTTGCTCTCTCTTGAAAG CGTTCCCGTTTTTCTATATCAAACCCGTAGAAAATGAGAAGCTCATTCGTAAGTTCTTCCCTGAGGCGATGGGGCCAGTGTCGAATGTTGATCCCATAGGAAACTCTCCGGTTATAATTAAGAAG GATTTGCTGAAGGAAATTGCACCAACCTGGTTGAACGTCtcgttgaaaatgaaaaacgatCCTGAGACGGATCGTAAGTTTGGATGGGTGTTGGAAAT GTATGGGTATGCGGTGGCCTCAGCTCTTCACGGGGTGCAGCATATTCTTCGGAATGACTTCATTTTGCAG CCTCCTTATGACTTGGAAACACAAACCAAGTTTATTCTTCATTACACTTATGCATGTGACTTCAACTTGAAG GGAGAGTTAATCTACCCAAAAGTTGGGGAGTGGCGTTTTGATAAGCGAGCGTATCTTGATGCACCTCCGCCTCGGAATCTTCCATTGCCTCCTCGCGGTGTCCCTGAAAGTGTG GTCACTCTTGTAAGGTTGGTGAACGAAGCGACCGCTAAGCTTCCCAATTGGCAAACAACAGAAGTTAACAGCTCTAGTATTGGGAGAAGTTGA
- the LOC125197121 gene encoding hydroxyproline O-arabinosyltransferase RDN2-like isoform X1 produces MRNPPALFMALLSIGSFLFTYNFVSIIVTSNEKQNKFVLDPLVEMPEHVKRSRNHQRPFHVALTATDTPYSKWQCRIMYYWYKNKKDLPGSNMGKLTRILHSGGPDNLMDEIPTVVVDPLPPGLDRGYVVLNRPWAFVQWLEKSTIEEEYIMMAEPDHIFLKPLPNLAYGDYPVAFPFFYIKPVENEKLIRKFFPEAMGPVSNVDPIGNSPVIIKKDLLKEIAPTWLNVSLKMKNDPETDRKFGWVLEMYGYAVASALHGVQHILRNDFILQPPYDLETQTKFILHYTYACDFNLKGELIYPKVGEWRFDKRAYLDAPPPRNLPLPPRGVPESVVTLVRLVNEATAKLPNWQTTEVNSSSIGRS; encoded by the exons ATGAGGAATCCACCAGCCTTGTTCATGGCACTCTTGTCTATTGGGAGTTTCCTCTTCACCTATAATTTTGTGTCTATAATTGTAACATCTAATGAGAAGCAGAACAAATTTGTCTTGGATCCTTTGGTTGAGATGCCAGAGCATGTGAAAAGATCGAGGAATCATCAGCGACCTTTTCACGTTGCCCTGACAGCTACCGACACGCCTTACAGCAAATGGCAGTGCCGTATAATGTACTATTGGTACAAGAATAAGAAGGATCTTCCCGGATCAAACATGGGAAAGCTCACCAGAATCCTTCATTCCGGGGGTCCAGACAACCTCATGGATGAGATTCCCACCGTCGTGGTTGATCCTCTACCCCCAGGTTTGGACCGG GGCTATGTTGTCTTAAATAGGCCTTGGGCTTTCGTACAATGGCTGGAGAAGTCGACGATTGAAGAAGA ATATATAATGATGGCAGAGCCTGATCACATATTTCTAAAACCACTGCCTAATTTGGCTTACGGAGATTATCCTGTAGCGTTCCCGTTTTTCTATATCAAACCCGTAGAAAATGAGAAGCTCATTCGTAAGTTCTTCCCTGAGGCGATGGGGCCAGTGTCGAATGTTGATCCCATAGGAAACTCTCCGGTTATAATTAAGAAG GATTTGCTGAAGGAAATTGCACCAACCTGGTTGAACGTCtcgttgaaaatgaaaaacgatCCTGAGACGGATCGTAAGTTTGGATGGGTGTTGGAAAT GTATGGGTATGCGGTGGCCTCAGCTCTTCACGGGGTGCAGCATATTCTTCGGAATGACTTCATTTTGCAG CCTCCTTATGACTTGGAAACACAAACCAAGTTTATTCTTCATTACACTTATGCATGTGACTTCAACTTGAAG GGAGAGTTAATCTACCCAAAAGTTGGGGAGTGGCGTTTTGATAAGCGAGCGTATCTTGATGCACCTCCGCCTCGGAATCTTCCATTGCCTCCTCGCGGTGTCCCTGAAAGTGTG GTCACTCTTGTAAGGTTGGTGAACGAAGCGACCGCTAAGCTTCCCAATTGGCAAACAACAGAAGTTAACAGCTCTAGTATTGGGAGAAGTTGA